In the Anomalospiza imberbis isolate Cuckoo-Finch-1a 21T00152 chromosome 3, ASM3175350v1, whole genome shotgun sequence genome, TAGCTAATTGCCTCCTCCTAGGTGTCACTGTACTGTCCAGGCTGCTCATGTGGATTCTGTATGCCATGGGTACACATGCAGATAGCTGGAGTATtctctgcagcactgaaaatgtcTTTTAGCAGCTACTGTGTGCTGGTAACTGTCAGAAGGGATCATTAGATTAGGGATAATGGGTGTCGGCAAAATAAGTTATTGGATCTGTAGGTTTATGTGATTTCATGATCTGTTTTCAtcaccttttttcttctttcccttctgctttttcAGGGTGATCTTGAGTTCTTCTTAACTTGCTAGTGCTCAGCCTCCTCATGCCTCCATCTCCTTTAGACGACAGGGTAGTAGTGGCACTTTCGAGGCCAGTGAGACCTCAGGATCTCAACCTGTGTTTAGACTCTAGCTTCCTTGAATCTGCTTCTTCTGCTGGTGAGAGCCACTCCAGTCTACTTGGCACAGCTGTCGTGTCCCTAAAGACTGCTAATCTCACGTATATGCCCTCATCTAACGGCTCTGCACGCTCCCTGAGTTGTGGATGCAGCAGTGCCAGTTGCTGCACTGTGGCAACGTACGACAAGGACACTCAGGCCCAAACTCAAGCgagcaccagcagcacccacGCCGGAGCCTCCCCCACCTGCCCTGCCAACCAAATGGTCAACAGCAATGAGAACGCCGGCAGCTTGAGCCCGCTGGGTGGAGTGGGGAGCCCTGTCTCGGGCAGTGCCAAACAACTCGCCAGCATCAAAATCATCTACCCCAATGATCTGGCCAAGAAGATGACCAAATGCAGCAAGAGCCACCAACAGAACCAAGGGCCTGTCATCATTGATTGTAGGCCCTTCATGGAGTATAATAAGAGCCACATTCAAGGGGCTGTCCACATTAACTGTTCTGACAAGATCAGCCGGAGAAGGCTTCAGCAGGGCAAGATCACCGTCTTGGACTTGATCTCCTGCCGGGAAGGCAAGGACTCCTTCAAGAgaattttttccaaagaaatcgTAGTTTATGATGAGAATACCAATGAGCCAAGCAGGGTGATGCCTTCCCAGCCACTCCACATAGTGCTGGAGTCACTCAAGCGAGAAGGCAAGGAGCCCCTAGTCCTGAAAGGTAATCCTCCTCGTTGCCCAGACACAGTGTGTTGGTTTGCTTTGCAGTGTGTGCTCTCTGCTGTCAGCTTCGCTGATGGTTGCACCTTGAAAGCATCTGTTTATCTCTGGGAAGGCCCATGTGCCTCAAGTCACCAGTGGCAAAGCAAGTGCCTTCCATGGACAAATGTGGTAGCAGAGAGATGCTTGCTTTTCTTTGGATGTTGTCCTTGAGTAGCAAGAGGGGTGAGAAGTGGAAGGAAGAGGAAATGTGCTTCCTGGTGTCTGTGCAGACAAAGAATTTCCCCCAGTGCTTATTCTGAGTATTTATAGTCCAAGGAACAGAGGTCCAGGAGGGGATACTTCTGTTTTAGCTTGTCAGACTGACCTTTACTTAGCAGCCTTATTTTAGTTCATGTAAAACTGGACTCATAGGTGCTGGAGGTGGACAGTGGGAGAGTAGAAGGAGGGGGCAGGAAAGATGAAGGAGGTCACTTGGTCTGAGGCATTGTGTCATGGACCAGTCAGCAAAACTTGAGGAGCAATTAAGCCTTGTTTTCGTGATACGCTATCAGAATAATGGATAGAGGGagattatttgtttaaaaagtgaTTTGAAAGTGGTGTGTTTCTGTGTATGTGTGATTATGTATGTATATGGCTTTCCTGTAAAGCCTCCTGTTTAATATGGAATTTGGTTTATCCCTTAAAGCTTTGTTGGAGATGAGCCCCACCAATTAAGGCATCATCCAAGAACACTTCCCTTTCTTCAGTTTATTCTCGAGATCCTATTTATAACAGTGTTGCCCTCTAGATTAAATTTCCTTTCCCCTGGGTGCTTATGCCATTCAGCGGCATGGTTGGCAGAGACTGGCTGTGGCAGTGGGAAACTATGGAAGGATTTGCTGCTTAGCTTATACTGTATGTATTTAATTTGCTTAATTTTTCTGTGCAGCTTGCTACTTCCAACCTGCACGGTGTGGCAGGAGAACGGAATAGGCTGGTACTTTATCCCTTTTCCTCAGCTGAGTTTCATGGCTTTGGGGATGGGATCCTGTGAGATACTTCTCTGTGTATCTTGTGGAAGCTTGAAATTGCTGAACTATCTCCTTGCTCCTGGCAAGAGTGTGGTCATGCTGGTCTTGTTTTGATACTTGCTGCAGGATCCCAGTATGCTTTTATTGAGTCTCTGGGGTCATGATGATGCCCTTCATCTGTGGAAGAAGAAGATGAGGCGCTTGGCAGAGCAAGGCTGCCGCTGGAGTCCTGCCTTTCTGGTGGTAATCCTTCTGTTGTACAGCCTTTGCAGCGGGATATGTGGTTGTAGTCTGCAAGCTTTCTTATCTTTAGAGAAATGCTGTGCTGAAGGTGCTCTCTGTGTTTCTCCGAAAACACTGTAGCTTCTCTGAACCTTGCACTGGTACTTTTTCAGTACCTGGAGTGAGATCATGGCTGAGATGAAGCTGCAGAGCAGTAATTGGGCAGCGCTGAGCTGTTGGGCTCTGTGGGCAGATTTGTGGCAGCCCCTTCTTCCACtttccagctctgtgtgctgctcTGGTTTTAACCAGGTGTTCATGGCAGTCCTTGTGCCGTTTTTGGTTTTCAGACACTGAAAAATGTTACCTCAAAGCCCTGCTTAGCAGAAATCTCCTCCCCAAACTGGCCTGTCAAGAGATCTTGAAGTgtgccagaagacagaaagcCCAAATCCTTTGCTTTTTGGATATAGTGatgagctgggctggagcagacCTCATCTCGGGGTGCCTGTAGTGCAGAGCTCCCCCCATCACCACAACTCCCCTCCCGTTCTTTGAAGTGGGGCTCCAGCTGGGGTCAGATGGAGCTGGGCATGAGATAAAGCAGCATTTAGGAAGACTGTGGCTAAGTTTCCGAGCTGGGGGAGTGGCGCTGGAAGCACTCGTTATTTAGTTTCACTTGAGAGCGTTTTTTCCGTGGCGCTTCAGCTGCCCCGGAGCTGGCGCATCCCCATCCCTGCGGTCAGGCGCTAAAACGAAACTGGGGGTGCCCGGGGAGCCCTCTTTGCCTGGGTCTGTTACTTTGAGTGATTTCTCTCGCTCTCCGCTGCCCGGCCCTAATTTATTGCCTGGTTGCTGGCCGGACTGTCCAAGTTGCCGTCCCCCTGATGCGGTGCCACCTTCTCCATGTTTGGTGCTGCCTGTCAGCCCGCGGCCCCGCTGCCGCTCTCGTGGCTCGCTGGCACGTCGCGGGCTCTGTCCCGTCGCCGACGCCGGGGCTTGGGTTACAGCTCTGCCTGACAGCGCCTGGCCCCGCCGGCGAGCGGCTTTGGGGTGCCCCAGGCTTTTTAAGCAGCACAGAAATCCTCTGCTGTTTTCCAAGGCCGGGCCATGATCTATAGATAAATGTATGTATGGTGTGCCCTTATTAGGCACGAGTTAAAAAGAGGTggtctggtttatttttaatgtagcAGACCAATGTATAAACTAGCGCTGTGACAGGAGAGGGTTTTGTGTATGCTGTGGCATGGAAGATTTTAAGATTTCAGTTCCTCCCTTTCTATCCATGCCTCTCCTTGCTACttcatttaacatttttttgGTCATAAATGTAACAGATGCATAATTT is a window encoding:
- the DUSP10 gene encoding dual specificity protein phosphatase 10, whose translation is MPPSPLDDRVVVALSRPVRPQDLNLCLDSSFLESASSAGESHSSLLGTAVVSLKTANLTYMPSSNGSARSLSCGCSSASCCTVATYDKDTQAQTQASTSSTHAGASPTCPANQMVNSNENAGSLSPLGGVGSPVSGSAKQLASIKIIYPNDLAKKMTKCSKSHQQNQGPVIIDCRPFMEYNKSHIQGAVHINCSDKISRRRLQQGKITVLDLISCREGKDSFKRIFSKEIVVYDENTNEPSRVMPSQPLHIVLESLKREGKEPLVLKGGLSGFKQNHENLCDNSLQLQECPEGGGGGGASAVPPVLPQSIPTTPDIENAELTPILPFLFLGNEHDAQDLEKMQRMNIGYVINVTTHLPLYHYEKGMFNYKRLPATDSNKQNLRQYFEEAFEFIEEAHQCGKGLLIHCQAGVSRSATIVIAYLMKHTRMTMTDAYKFVKGKRPIISPNLNFMGQLLEFEEDLNNGVTPRILTPKLIGVETVV